Genomic DNA from Oncorhynchus clarkii lewisi isolate Uvic-CL-2024 chromosome 28, UVic_Ocla_1.0, whole genome shotgun sequence:
AACAGAAATTAATCAATAGGTCAGTTCTCTGTAATTGTAAAAGGTGATGGATCACACCTGCGGTTGAGAGTCCCCTTCAACAgcactctctcggtctctccgcTGTGAGCTACTTCTCTGCTTGTTCAAAACAATCTTGACTGGATATGAAGATCTCTCTGATGCCATGGGGTAAAAACCTGGAAAATAATTGTATTCAAATATTCGAGCTACATTTCACACAATTCGGTTTTAAATATGCAATGCATTCAATTGACTATGAATAACACATCAACTACCTTTTCTCCTGACTCGTCCATGTGTCTTCTTCAGCTCGCTCTCCATCATTTGACACTTCCTTTTCAGTACATCAATATCTCGCTGGCTTTGGGTCATTTCCAAACGTATAACAGCACAGCTATCATCTACACGTTGGTTTATTTCTGCTACAGCTGCTTTAGCTAATACCTCCATAATGGATAATAACTGCGCCTGAAAATTGCTGCTGGCCATCTTGTCCAGCCCAAATTACAGATTTGTATTCTCTGTGTAAGGTAAATGGTCTACAATGTCCAAGCTAATGTGCAATAAACAAACCGTAGATGTTGATAAATGGCAACAATGTCTAATGTCTGAAGTGGAGATGCGTGCGCAATTGCAATCGGACCTCCGTTCAACTCGTGACGTAAGTATTTATTACCGTAAATATGAGACTGCAACAAACCTTCAAACTGTAAGAATTATCACAGGCAAGACAAATACTGTACCAGGTTTATTCAGGTCTGCATGTAGGGTTGCCATATCTATTCAATAAAAAACGTCTTCAGTTTTAGTCAATTGTTATGGCTACATGTAGGGGAGAGTGCATTGTGCAGTGGCCCACATGCATGGTTATTAATGCATAAAAGGCTATAGATGCATAATGCATGACGCACTTTGGTAAAACGTAAAATACCAAAACACTTTCTACCATTCATTAAAACTCATGGTTTATATATGATCAAATATTGACATCGGCACAACCTAATGAAACTATTCTGAAAATGTGGTATCGTATTTATTAAAGGATTGGAAAAGGTATACAACTTGTTAGAAACATAGCTTGGGAACAAAGATATTAAACTAGTTTAATGTAAATTTCCTTCAATGATACTGTATACTTCAAGTAACTATCGCATTATACATGCATTATAGCAGAGTTACATTAGGAAGTTATTCTCTTAGGGTTTTAAAGGCACATGCATATACTCCCCTATGTATTATTTTGGACAATGAAGCTACAacttttaatttggctctatactccagtattttggatttgagataaaATGTTTTATATCAGGGGACAGTAcggaatgtcaccttttatttgaggataTTTAATGCATATCTGTTTATGCACGTCATATATCTAACCACCACATTTAGAATAATAATTTTGGGGGTGATTATATTTGTCACACAAGCGTGTAATGAAAATTAAtttcttgcatatcccaactcccgaGACACCCGCAGGGAGTGGAGTCACAGGCAGGCTCTCCATTGTCTAGTGCCCCTGGGGCAATttggattaagtgccttgctcaaaggcacaagGGTGAAAGATTTCCTTGTCTGCTCCtttatttgaaccagcaacctttgggttattggcccaatgctctaacctcgAGACTGCTTGCCACCCACATTcgaaggtgtcataagtattttggacaaattcacttaatTAAATAAACTTAgtcaaaagttaagtatttggtcacacATTCCTaccacgcaatgactacatcaagcttgtgaccaTACAAAGTTGTTGGTttcatttgcagtttgttttgattGCTTCGGTTGATGTCGTggccaatagaaatgaatggtaaataatgtattgcgtcagagtcacttttattgtaaataagaaattaagAATGTAATCTACATTAATggggatgctaccatgattacaaaTAATCCTAAATGAATCGTAggtaatgatgagtgagaaagttacagatgcacataGATCATGcccccaaaacatgctaacctctcaccattaccatgGGAGGTAAGCGTCTATTTGTGTGGTATGATATTcatgcctctaactttctcactcatcattagctaggattcattcatgattatccgtaatcatggtagcattcaCATTAATGTAAAAGggttcagaaacatattctattcttatttacaataaaagtgactccaaaatgacacaataaatgatttaccattcatttataCAACGCACAACATaatccaaaacaaactgcaaatgaatccaacaagtttgtagtcacaagcttgatgtagtcattgtgtgccaagaatatgggaccaaatatcaAACTTTTGAGAATATGTAATACATCATACGTGAATTTGTCAAAATACTTATGCCTCCTTCAAATGGGGGGagagtacatacatacagtgctttcatttctaaactgTAAAATATATGTCTGAAAAtatcctcaaataaaaggtgacattctgtactgtcgcctcatataaaacatttgatctcaaatccaaaatccTGGAGTATAAAGCCAAATTAAAAGTTGCAGCTTCACTGTGCAAATAAATACATAGGGAGTGTATCAGTAGAGGTATTAGATACAAAAACAAAGCACATCAGATAGTGTAGAAGATAGCGAGAAGTGTTGATTGATCTACATTTTCACATTGAAAGTGTTTTCCGAAGCATAATGCAATTATGTTCCTATTTGTTCCATCTGTTCTGAGACTACATTAAACTTGTGTGTGGATCCCCAGGGTATGCGGGTGCCACGTATTGAGACACTGGACTCTCTCctatgtgtgttctctgatgtgaCGTCATATTGGAGCGCTGAGTGAAGCATTTCCCACACTGTGTGCACTCGTAGGGCTTCTCTCCGCTGTGGACTACAGCATGTCTGATCAGGTTGCATTGCTTGGTGAAACTCCTGCCACACTGTTCACAGGTGtacggtttctctccagtgtgactCCGGAGGTGTTCTTTTAGCTGCCAGAAACGTGGGAAGCTCTTCCCACAGAAGGTGCAGCTGAAACGCCTCTCGGTGGTGCCGCCTGATCTCCACTGAGTCCTCATTCTCTTCACCATGTTAAAACTACTGTGACTCAGGCTGTATCCAGAGAAGGTGGAGGTGGTGGCCATGTTTGACCCTGTCATGCACTCACTCAATCTCACTGTTGCTTCCGAAGCCCTGTATTGATGCTGCCTTGGCTGTAGAGCTAAACTATTTCCTTCATTATTGGAGTTCAGCCTTTTACTGCTCTGTCCCTCTGGCATCTGTTGTCTAGTCTCATCAGCCAATGTCCTGACATGTATTTTCATGTGTTTTGCTGCACTGAACATGTTagcatgtggtttccatatagAGTGAAGCGATGGCCCCACATCATCTGTCATAGTAGGAACAGATGGCAGCCCACTATGAGATGGGACCATTGAGATATTCTGAGAGTACTCTTCTGTGGAATGAAAGGAGAAATCTGGGTGGCCATCAGGGTCAGTGTCTCTGCCTGGATCCAAAGAGGTCATCAGCTGCCCATCAGACTCATCCATGACAAACTGGTCAGGTCCTGCCAGGGTCATGGTCTGATCCAGCTCCTCCTCTTTCACCATCACTAGGTCTAGTGAGTCCTCGTCCGAAAGGTGCTGCTCTGTGCTGAACACCTTTGTAGATGATAGCCAGGGTGTGCCTGGTTCCTCTGGATGATCAGAATTGGGGTAATGTTCCACTGAGTCTCTGGGAGATATATTGGGTTGTGTGATGAAGTCCTCACCACAGTGCCGTTGCTCAAAGGATGGTGGTTTCCCAGGCTTGGAACCAGACTCTAATGATTTGGAGATCAACATAAAATAAACATTACAAAAGACCCTTAACAGTTGCAAAATACAACTGCTTTAGAACTGACTGTGTGCGTACATTCCCTCCATATGCCAGAACACAAAACACCTAATACCAATGTAGCAATTTGTAAAAGTGCACACCACCACACTCACAGTCTTCCATAGACAGACTGAGCAGTACCCCTTATGGTCACACCCACCCTCTCCAGTGATCCTGAGCTCTTCCTGAGGGTCAGTCTTCCACacgtcctctgctgtctcctcatCTTTGATCAGTATGAGTTCAGTCTCCACTCTCTGCTCCACATCTGTAGGCTGTAACAGGGACTGAGGTTATTACTCTGGACACACgccatatatttatttattttacctttattcaaccaggaaaagcccattgagacaTAGTCTCTTTtgcaagggagacctggccagaAGGCAGCAGCAATCAATACATTACAACACTTAAAACATACAATACAATCAAATCAGCACAGCAGTACAATCCAGCCTACAGGAAACATTTACACTCCTCCTGAACAGAGTTTTGTAACAGAGTTTTAAAGTCATCGAGGGGCAATAGACTACTACATCTAGTTGAAGCATACTTTTCAGAACATTCCTCTCGTGCACAATAGGAGAAGCAGTCTTGCCTAACACAGTAAGGGCcctggggactttaagtagcaaccacctagtAGATCGTGGTTGCTACTTgctacttattttccaccataatttgcaaataaatgcattaaaaatcctacaatgtgattttctggattttttccttctcattttgtctgtcatagtttacctatgataaaaatgacaggcgtctctcaagtgggagaacttgcacaattggtggctgacaaaaaactttttttgccccactgtacatacctTAGTTCTAAAAGAATATATAGAGAATCTTAGCTTTAATTTTACGTGCTTCTATGAACTTCACATATTGGTGCTCGTGGGTCCTTTTAGATGGAAAGCTTCTAGTGGTGAAGGAGAGCAGGCTACAGAGGGAGTTTATCCAGGGATTTGTATATGAACACATAGCTAATGTATTTCATACTCAATCACACAAAAACTGTAAATTCTCCTGATATTCAAATAACAGAATTGATCCAAGAGATCAGGTCTCTGTAAATGGTCATGTATTACACTCCTTAAGTTCCAAGGATCTTACGTTATTTTCAGAGGTAGACGGACTCTGGCtgccaaaacagccaaatactccaaACTAAACGTAaatcgattctcaattgcgatacggttctagaaacataacGCCCTTTACTTTGATGTCACAACAAAATTATTCCATAAAtgcaaaatatacacttactgtacactgttTTAACGGGTTTTATCACAGTTGCATCCGACaatatttttcagtgacaacacgttTCTGGCGGCCTTCTTCCATTACACACTAGGTGTTCGAAGCAGCCTTGGTAACCTTAGCTAAATAGCTCAGGTGGTCCCTCTGTCTTCCGTAAACACGTACTGTAACATGGGGATATGGCCTTATGGgagcactaaccctaaacctataaAAAGGTGTGTATCAATGTAACCTTTTGGTGTTTTAACAATTATTTATCGCTTATATGAAAGTTAAGttccttatgcttccaaaaccgtacCTCAAGCGATGCATAGTAATGTAGGGTCCCCTGTACAGAAGACGCCTTCAtccaatgactcttatgtgtaatggaattgcgagtcatgatcaagggctacACCTGGGGTTGAGAGTCCTCTTCAACAgccttctctccgtctctccactgTGAGTTACTCCTCTGCTTATTCAAAACGATATTGACTGGATATGAAGATCTCTCTGATGCcatgggataaaaaaaaaaatgaaaatattcaGTCAAATATTAGGGCTATTCACACATTTGTTTTTAGCATATACATTCAATTTACCATGAATAACGAATAAATCAACTACCTTTTCTCCTTACTCGTCCTCGTGTCTTCTTCAGCTCGCTCTCCATCATTTGACACTTCCTTTTCAGTACATCAATATCCCGCTGGCTTTGGATAATTTCCATGCGTATAACAGCACAGCTATCATCTACACGATTGTTTATTTCTGCTACAGCTGCTTTAGCCAATACCTCCAGAATGGATACCAACTGTGCCTGGAAATTGCAGCTTGCCATCTTGTCCAACCCAAATTACAGATGCGTATTCCCTGTGTAAAGTAAATAGTATTCAATATCCAAGATAATGTGCAATAAACAATCCGTATATGTCCATAAATGACGACAATGTAGTGAAGCGGAAGATACGTGCATTACCTCTTTTTCTTCTATGGTATAATGTCGTTCGCGATAACTTGATGTGCATGTCGCCACCTATTGTGCGGGTGAACAATTTCCAAGCTAATGTGCGATAAACAATCCGTAGATGTTGTTAACTGGCGACAATATGGGAAATGCGTGCGCAATTGCATTTCTTGGTCTGCTTCTTGTTCTTCCGCAAACATACGTTAGAAGTGCATGCCGCCTCCTACTGTGTGGGGTGAAAACTGTGGAACTGCTACTTCAacctccttcaccctaacagggCACTCCTGAAACTCGAGCACGTGGTTCCCACCACAAATGCAGCACCGTGTTTCCATCCAATTACTCTTTCACAACATATTTATATATGATCAAATATTGTCATCAACACAACCTTATAAAACTATTTTGAAAATGTGGTAAAGTAAAAGGTAAAGTAAAACACagtgaacaaaatataaatgcaacacacaaaatttcaaatattttaccgaggtacagttcatataaggaaatcacaaatcaatcaattgaaataaatcaattaggccctaatctatgtattttacatgactgggaatacagatatgcatctgttggttacagataccttaaaaaaaggtaggggcgtggatcagaaaaccagtcaatggtgtgaccaccatttgcctcatgcagcacgacacatctccttcaaataaagttgatcaggctgttgattgtgttctgtggaatgttgtctcactcctcttcaatgactgtgagaagttgctggatattggcaggaactggaacacgctctCCGACACGTGgatacagagcatcccaaacatgctcaatggatgacatgtctggtgagtatgcaagccatggaagaactgggacatttttagattccaggaattgtgtacagatctttgcaacatggggccgtgcattatcatgctgaaacatgaggggatggcggcggatgaatggcacaacagtgggcttcaggatctcgtcatggtatttctgtgcattcaaattgccattgataaaatgcaactgtgttcGTTATCCATAACTTATACCCGCACATACCAGAATCCCACCGCCATCTGTTCACTCCAAAGTGACACAAGTTtattatttggtcccatattcctattATGCAATAacgacatcaagcttgtgacactacaaacttggatgcatttgcagtttttttggttgtgtttcagattatgttgcGCCCAATAGAAAtctatggtaaataatgtattaaaACACCATAAGTACTTATGACACTTttaaatggggggactagatacataaagtgcattcatttctaaacggtaaaacagatatgtatgaaaataccctcaaattaaaagtGACATTCCTTCGACCACCACATCCGACACTGTCAAATCCTCATTCTTCCACAATATTGCCAAAGTCAGGTCCTCCCTTCCTGCCTTTGAAACCCTCATCTACGCATTCATCACCTCTCGTCTGGAGTACTGCAACTTACTACTCTCCGGCATCAATGCAAGCTCGCTTTATAAGCTGTAAATGGTTCCGAACACTGCAGCCCGACTCTTTACCCACACTAAGTCCTTGCAGCACATCACCCCTGTCCTCCATGAACGCCACTGGCTCCCTTTCTCCCATCTTGTTAACTACAAGATCCTACTTCTGACCTCCAAAGCCCTTCAACACCTTACCTCTACAACCTTCTTCTCCCCTACCAACCCACACTCCTACTCCGTTTCACTACAGCAGGTCTCCTTGCCGTTCCTAAATCCAAGCTCCAGATCTTCGGCGACAGGGCCTTCTCCAGGGTTGCACCAAGGCTCTGGAACTCTCTCCCACCAAGAATGGTGgagccggaggggatggctgccgttttacgggctcctaaccaactgtgctgttttgttatttattttgcgttttgtaacttatttttttatttgttttgtacataatgttgctgctaccgtctcttatgccCAAAAATAGATTCTGGTCATCAGAACACTTTGAACTGGACAAAGAATGTTTATTTAATGAGTCCGATGTGAAGTATATACTGCTTTCTCGAAGAAAAAGCCCAAATCTCTTTCATTTGAGTGAAGACGGAGAAAAAGGAggtcaggctgccttctgagaatttgtaggcgagtgagtaaacctccactaccatccgttctattggccatgTGCAATCATTGCatgcaaacttaaatcagttttacctaatttctaccagcatgtcacatgtgcaaccagaggaaaaaaactctagaccatctttacttcacacaccctgtgtatagcctcgttattgttattttagtgttttatttattttaattttatttaggtaggctagttgagaacacgttctcatttgcaactgcgacctggccaagataaagcaaagcagtgtgacacagacaacaacacagagttacacatggagtaaaaaataaacaagccaataacacaattaacaaatcaatgacacagtagaaaaaattaagtctatatacagtgtgtgcaaaaggcatgaggaggtaggcaataaataggccataggagcgaatagttacaatttagcagaatAACACTGGATTGATAAATGAGCAGattatgatgtgcaagtagagatactggtgtgcaaaagagcagaaaagttaataaaataaaaacagtatggggatgaggtagatagattgggtgggctatttacagatggactatgtacagctgcagtgatcggttagctgctcagggcttgtaaataagcaatTTACTGTGAGGTCAACCTGTTgtatgtattcggcgcatgtgtaCATCAACATCTTTCAGTCCCTCCTAAAGTCTCACCTCTTCAGCATAGCCTACCCCTTGTGACACATTTGAATGCGGGTCAAAAGAGAAATGAAAGTATTATCTGAGTTGTTTCGATCCTACCTGCTCTCACCGTCATTAACAGAACTGAGGGAAAACAGTGCCTGACAGGAAGGGTCGAAGGACACCGTCTACCGGTTAACCCCGCTTCCCGCTAGCACAGCAGGCGTGAGGATGGGGCGACACTATGTGCttgctagcttgctagttagctaaAACAGTGTGTTGCCCCCGCGTGCCGGAGAAAACTGTGCCTGAGAGGCGCCGGCGAAGAACACTGTCTACCGGTGTCTCCCCCGCCTATCGCTAGCACAGCAGGTGGGATGATGAGGGGGCACCATGTGCAAGCTAACTTATTCTCACCGGTACCACCTCATTCATACCGATATTAGTTCCCGACTGAATATCAAGCGTATTTCATGCACCCCAGCAAGCAGACCAGTGGGAGACACAATGGCCCCGCCTTCTGTCCATTCTCCGTACAGCTTCTCACCCCGTCTCTTCCACTCCTTACCCTCTCTGCCTTCATTCAATTCTAGAGTGGACTTCAGCGTTTTCAACACCTTTTCTATATTCAACGATATTTTATGTACATTACAATACTGTCAACAACCTATGCCTTTACTAAAACTGCCTCACTCAAACTTGGTAGTCAGTGCGCCGACTTTACTACCCGAtgtacttcacacacacacctatgcttTGTTAGGACCTTAGAGAGACCCTTTCCCAAAGGCTAAATCGGTCTCAAGTCCGAGTAATCAATTCAAATATCCGTCATTCACACTTGGCCCTGCCTAGTACATCACATTCGCATCATATGGCTTTCCATTCGCACTTTGGTGGTCACTCGTTACCCACCATTCATACATGAAGTAAGTGTTCTCTGTTACCACCTACCAGCCAGGCATACTAGTACATCCCATACACAATGCACCATTAAGTATTGTCGATCAATAATAAAATTGCAGTTGCCAATAGAGATATTACTTTCTCAACTATTTTCCAATCTCACACATCATAATAGTTTAAATTTAGTAATTTACATCAAACAGCAGAGAGGGATTTGGCGACATCTCCTGAGGGAGGTCCGTCAGCTCATCTTCCCCCTCTGTGGGAGTAACCACCCCCATCATTTCTGGTTTCTTATTCAGTTGCACTCTGCGCGTCTCCTCGATAGCCCAAGTTCCTATTTTTTAGTTCCgcttctgctctttctctctgtttagtCCCTTGATTCTCAAATAAACGGCTCTTGTTTCTTTCTACCTCCTTGTCTCTAGCCTCCTGCAACGTCTCTCTTAACCCACATTCCATTGTTTTCAACTGGGCCCCTGTTGGCGGCCCCCCTCCTagataacctgcttgtgtccatcttgACTTCAATCCCTTCCAAACTTTCTTGATATGCTTCCATTGTTCCTTTCCCCCTGATCTATATTCCATTTTTTGGTCTAGGAAATCATTAAATTTCAGCTTAGGAGTGTTAGGGGTCGCCATGGTGAATTTGCTTTAATCGGAATTAAATGTATCTTAATTTGAATTTAATCGGAATTTAATCGGAATTCTCACAGACTACCTGAATATACTTAGCCCGTCGTTAGTTAATATCAACGATGTATTCTTGGAGACACTATTGCTCGtactctgccttatctcagagCTTCTCCTTCGTATATCCAGAATTTTCAACAATAATGGTTTAATGATTGGATAATACTTTTAGAATTTAGGAAATAATAACAGGGTCTTGTGAAACTCCGTTTACATTTATACTATAGTCGATACACGAACATTCTTACATACATATAGAATTAACACAACATATTTTGCGACTTCTCACAATTTTACATTTATCACATAATTTCACTGTTCACATATTATTTCATCATTCTCATTTCAAGGACCTGACTGGGCGCTGCCAGACCGGACACACTATCCGGAATTTCGGTCCACTACGTATTTACTTTTTATAGACCACCTTACCGGACTCTGCCGGACCGGACACAATGCCGGACTGTCGGTGTTACAAATCTATTGCCCAATTATAGACCACCTTACCGTCTGCCGGACCGGTCACTAGCCGGACTATCGGTGTTACAAATCTATATTGACTATATTTTACTCCTTACTGGTCGCTGCCAGACCGGTCACAGCCGGACTATCGGAATATTCTATATCTACTATCACTTATCCCTGACCGGACACTACCGGACCGGACACAAGCCGGACTATCGGGATATTCTAATTCCCACATATGTTTACTTCACTGTCAATTTCAAGTCAATTATTTATGTTAAATTTACACAAAAATTCTTACCCACACTCGGTACTACTGATCGTAATTTGGTATGACTATTCGACAATATGCAAAGTTCGATTTAACCGGTTTTGCTTACCTTATTTTGTGGTCGACCAGAGATCAGTTTCCCGAGTTGAGCAGAATTGTTGTCCTCCCCCTAAAGTTTTCACCTGTCCTCCGGGAACCGTCCTTTCACCAACTCGCCCCCTCACACCCACATCAACCACTCTGGACTGGGTCGTTagtaaaccatcctctgctaccaagattctgttgataatgggatatgtaggagggtgagccggtcaaggatcgattcagacaaggtggtaaattgtatgacaagtgacagtttaattatgagtaaagatatctggtacaaCGTATACGGGCCCATTTCATTCGGTTCTTAAGGAACCAGCAGAAAAGAAGCCCTGATAACAGAGTGCatgtatgttatatacagtacagaaagtAGGTTGAGTCTAGAAGTTCTGGTCTTCTGGTTGGTCCTGTTGGGCCGTCCGTCATCCCTCTGAGTCTTGTCGTGCCGTTCCttgtcacacaatgttcagctaagaaggagattaggtgtgtgcgctggtttctgcaagtcaaggctgtctct
This window encodes:
- the LOC139387334 gene encoding zinc finger protein 572-like isoform X1, whose product is MASCNFQAQLVSILEVLAKAAVAEINNRVDDSCAVIRMEIIQSQRDIDVLKRKCQMMESELKKTRGRVRRKERSSYPVNIVLNKQRSNSQWRDGEKAVEEDSQPQPTDVEQRVETELILIKDEETAEDVWKTDPQEELRITGEESGSKPGKPPSFEQRHCGEDFITQPNISPRDSVEHYPNSDHPEEPGTPWLSSTKVFSTEQHLSDEDSLDLVMVKEEELDQTMTLAGPDQFVMDESDGQLMTSLDPGRDTDPDGHPDFSFHSTEEYSQNISMVPSHSGLPSVPTMTDDVGPSLHSIWKPHANMFSAAKHMKIHVRTLADETRQQMPEGQSSKRLNSNNEGNSLALQPRQHQYRASEATVRLSECMTGSNMATTSTFSGYSLSHSSFNMVKRMRTQWRSGGTTERRFSCTFCGKSFPRFWQLKEHLRSHTGEKPYTCEQCGRSFTKQCNLIRHAVVHSGEKPYECTQCGKCFTQRSNMTSHQRTHIGESPVSQYVAPAYPGDPHTSLM
- the LOC139387334 gene encoding zinc finger protein 572-like isoform X2 gives rise to the protein MTRNSITHKSHWMKASSVQGTLHYYASLEPTDVEQRVETELILIKDEETAEDVWKTDPQEELRITGEESGSKPGKPPSFEQRHCGEDFITQPNISPRDSVEHYPNSDHPEEPGTPWLSSTKVFSTEQHLSDEDSLDLVMVKEEELDQTMTLAGPDQFVMDESDGQLMTSLDPGRDTDPDGHPDFSFHSTEEYSQNISMVPSHSGLPSVPTMTDDVGPSLHSIWKPHANMFSAAKHMKIHVRTLADETRQQMPEGQSSKRLNSNNEGNSLALQPRQHQYRASEATVRLSECMTGSNMATTSTFSGYSLSHSSFNMVKRMRTQWRSGGTTERRFSCTFCGKSFPRFWQLKEHLRSHTGEKPYTCEQCGRSFTKQCNLIRHAVVHSGEKPYECTQCGKCFTQRSNMTSHQRTHIGESPVSQYVAPAYPGDPHTSLM